AATTTTAAAACTGTAAAAATTTCAATAAGAGTGTTTTGTGAAATTAAATTACCTGTGTTAGCTTCTTTGATAAGGTTGTTAACTTCAAAAAGAAAGTCAGAGAATTTACCTGCAAAAAGCTTTTCAAATATAAGCTCAGCTTTTGCTTTATCAAAGCTTGCATCATTATTTTCAACTAAAGCTCTAAAGAAAATTTTCTTAAGCTTATTAATTGTTTTAAGTGAATTATTAATAAGATTATCATCTATATTAATAATTCCAGTGATTGAATTTGATAGAAAAATCATTTTTAAAACATCAGGTGAATGTTTTAAAAGAAATTCCTTAGCTAAAATAACATTTTGAAGTGATTTAGACATTTTTTCATTATTTAAATTAATTTGCCCAGTTCTAAGTCAGTTTTTAGCAATTTTATTACCAGTAACACTTAAATATTGGATGTTTTCATTTTCATGGTGCGGAAATGTAAGATCCATTCCTCCGCCATGAATATCTACCCCTTCATCATTAAAATGTTTATAAATTAAAGTTGCACATTCAGTGTGTCAACCAGGACGACCTTTGCCAAAAGGAGAATCAAAAGTTACTCCAATTTGAGTTTTCTTTCAAAGGGCAAAATCATTTGAATTTTGTTTTTCAAAATCTGAATTATTTTTTAATAAAGCTTCATATTTTTGGTTTGAAACACTTCCGTAATTATCTTTGTTTTTCGCCACGTCAAATCAAACATTACCATCTTTATCTGTATAAGCATCACCGCTTGCAACCATCTTTGCAATAAAATCATTAATTAAATCTAGATTCTCAGTAACATATTCAACTTGCGAAATGGTATCTACACCAAAAGTGTTAAGTAAGTCCAAATATGCATTGGCATATTTGGTAGATAATTCTTTCTCAGTGATATTGCTTAAGCTAGCTTGTTTGATGATTTTATCATCAATATCTGTGATATTGTGGATAAAAGTAAATGGTTTATTTAAATAGCGAGCTGCTTTAAGTATTAAGTCAATTGTTAAAATTGGTCTCATATTACCGATATGAACATCATTATAAACAGTAGGACCACAAACATAAATTTTTAGCATATTTGAATTATATATTAATTATAAAAGTGGCAGCTATTTTTAGCAGCTCTCGTAGCGATATTTTTGGAAAAATTACTTAAAAAATGAGTAGGTTTTTATATAATTGTAAAACATAAAATATTCTATATTTTAAGGAGATGTATGTCAATTAATTTAGTTGTTAAAAAAGAGCTTATTAATGCAGTAAAGTCGCTTCAAGAGAAAGGTTTTTTTGAACAAGATTTTAATGCCAATGAGCTTGTCTTTGATCTTAGTGAATCAAATGTGCCTGAACAAAGTAATCCAGATAAAATTGAATTCAATTTATCAAGTAACATTGCTTTCATTGTTAAAAAATATGTTAAAAATGCACCAGTAAATATTGCTAATGCAATTAAAGAGTGCCTTAAAGATTCAAAGGTAATTACTTATGTTAGTGTTACTATGCCTGGGTTTTTAAACTTTGTAATTAACGATGAGCTTTTTATTGAAAGAACTTTTGAAATTAATGATTTAAAAGATAGATATGGCGGAAACTTCATTAACAAAGAAAAAGTTAATATTGAATTTGTTTCAGCCAATCCAACTGGATTTTTACACGTAGGACATGCTCGTGGTGCAGCTGTAGGTGATTCGCTTGTTAGAATGTATCGTCATGCTGGTTATGATGTAGAAGCTGAATATTATGTTAATGATGCCGGGAATCAAATTGATACACTAGCTGCTTCAGTACATGTAAGATACTTAGCTCTTTTTGGTACTGAAAAACCAATGCCTGAAGAATGCTATAGAGGAAATGACATTATTTGATGTGCCAACAAAATTAAAGACCTTAAAGGTGATTATTTTAATGAGTATGAGCTTAGCGAAGCTAAATACCAAGAGCTTAAATCAATAGCAACTGAAATTATGCTGGCTCAAATTATGGAACATCTAAAAGAATTTAGAGTTTCTTTTGATACAGTTTCAAGTGAAAGAGCCATTAGAGCTTCAGGAGCAATTGAACAGGTTTTAAATAAACTAAAAGATAATACATACACTCAAGATGGAGCTTTATTTTTAAACACAACTCAGTATGGCGATGATAAAGATAGAGTTTTAATTAAAAATGATGGCTCATTTACCTACTTACTTCCAGATATTGCTTATCATGCAAATAAATTTGCTAAAAATCCAAGCTTAATTAATGTTTGAGGTGCTGACCATTCAGGATATGTGCTTAGAATGAAAATCGCAATGCAACTCCTTGGGTTTAACAAAGAAAATTTAGATATTTTAACTATCCAATTAGTGCGTTTAATTAAAGATGGACAAGAATTTAAAATGTCTAAACGTGCTGGAACAAGCGTTACGCTTGCTGATTTAATGGATAATTCAAGTGTCGATGCTATTCGTTATACTATGCTTACACGTGAAGTTAATAGCAAATTTGATTTTGATATTGATGAAGCTAATTCGGATGAATCAAATTCTTCAGTGTTCATTGTCCAATATGCACACTCAAGAGCTTGCTCACTGCTTAGCAAGATGCAAGCAGCAAGTAAGCAAGATAATGCTAAGCTTACT
This genomic window from Mycoplasmopsis gallinacea contains:
- a CDS encoding class I tRNA ligase family protein, coding for MLKIYVCGPTVYNDVHIGNMRPILTIDLILKAARYLNKPFTFIHNITDIDDKIIKQASLSNITEKELSTKYANAYLDLLNTFGVDTISQVEYVTENLDLINDFIAKMVASGDAYTDKDGNVWFDVAKNKDNYGSVSNQKYEALLKNNSDFEKQNSNDFALWKKTQIGVTFDSPFGKGRPGWHTECATLIYKHFNDEGVDIHGGGMDLTFPHHENENIQYLSVTGNKIAKNWLRTGQINLNNEKMSKSLQNVILAKEFLLKHSPDVLKMIFLSNSITGIINIDDNLINNSLKTINKLKKIFFRALVENNDASFDKAKAELIFEKLFAGKFSDFLFEVNNLIKEANTGNLISQNTLIEIFTVLKFELASFDYAKYINIYHQWKEELANKNYEQSDKLRNILMENQLI
- the argS gene encoding arginine--tRNA ligase; the encoded protein is MSINLVVKKELINAVKSLQEKGFFEQDFNANELVFDLSESNVPEQSNPDKIEFNLSSNIAFIVKKYVKNAPVNIANAIKECLKDSKVITYVSVTMPGFLNFVINDELFIERTFEINDLKDRYGGNFINKEKVNIEFVSANPTGFLHVGHARGAAVGDSLVRMYRHAGYDVEAEYYVNDAGNQIDTLAASVHVRYLALFGTEKPMPEECYRGNDIIWCANKIKDLKGDYFNEYELSEAKYQELKSIATEIMLAQIMEHLKEFRVSFDTVSSERAIRASGAIEQVLNKLKDNTYTQDGALFLNTTQYGDDKDRVLIKNDGSFTYLLPDIAYHANKFAKNPSLINVWGADHSGYVLRMKIAMQLLGFNKENLDILTIQLVRLIKDGQEFKMSKRAGTSVTLADLMDNSSVDAIRYTMLTREVNSKFDFDIDEANSDESNSSVFIVQYAHSRACSLLSKMQAASKQDNAKLTLKAKKVIRALDDFEELIKTIVSTKKVNLMTQYLSELAKLFNSFYAETKLINHEFESTYASLVLAVKNVLSLGLELIGVSAPSEM